The following proteins are encoded in a genomic region of Scleropages formosus unplaced genomic scaffold, fSclFor1.1, whole genome shotgun sequence:
- the LOC114909768 gene encoding elastase-1-like, whose amino-acid sequence MLKFLLLSALIAVVLAEQNVKPQYMKALQDKVVGGSEAQPHAWPWQVSLQYQYLYFWYYHFCGGSLVRRGWVMTAAQCVDTTKTWRVVLGDHNIYVSEGTEQAIAVSNFYVHPNWNPNSLANGYDIALLRLSFDATLNSYVQLASLPPFGQILPNNNPCYVTGWGYTQSGGQLSASLKQAYLPLVDYSTCSRSDWWGSTVKTTMVCAGGGSDSACQGDGGGPLNCQVNGRYYVHGVTSFVSSLGCNTLRKPTVFTRVSAYTTWMEGIMNQ is encoded by the exons ATGCTGAAGTTTCTACTGCTGAGTGCTCTCATAGCAGTGG TGCTTGCTGAGCAAAATGTAAAGCCCCAATACATGAAAGCATTGCAAGATAAGGTTGTGGGGGGTAGTGAAGCCCAACCCCATGCTTGGCCCTGGCAG GTCTCCCTTCAGTACCAGTATTTGTACTTTTGGTACTACCACTTCTGTGGAGGTTCTCTGGTCAGGAGAGGCTGGGTGATGACAGCTGCCCAATGTGTGGACAC AACAAAGACTTGGCGAGTGGTTCTTGGCGATCACAACATATATGTGAGTGAGGGCACAGAGCAGGCGATCGCTGTGAGCAATTTCTACGTACACCCCAACTGGAACCCCAACAGTCTCGCCAACGG GTATGATATCGCTCTGCTCCGTCTGTCCTTCGATGCCACCCTCAACTCCTACGTGCAGCTGGCTTCTCTGCCCCCATTCGGTCAGATCCTGCCCAACAACAACCCCTGCTACGTCACAGGCTGGGGCTACACCCAGA GTGGGGGTCAGCTGTCTGCCTCTTTGAAGCAGGCGTACCTGCCTCTGGTGGACTACAGCACCTGCTCCAGGAGTGACTGGTGGGGCAGCACTGTTAAGACCACTATGGTCTGTGCAGGGGGCGGCAGTGACTCTGCCTGCCAG GGTGACGGCGGCGGTCCACTGAACTGTCAGGTCAATGGACGCTACTACGTCCATGGTGTGACCAGCTTTGTGTCCTCCCTCGGCTGCAACACACTGAGGAAACCCACCGTTTTCACCCGAGTCTCGGCGTACACCACCTGGATGGAAGGA attatgaatcagtaa
- the LOC114909769 gene encoding elastase-1-like, producing the protein MLKFLLLSALIAVVLAEQNVKPQYMEALQDKVVGGSEAQPHAWPWQVSLQYRFLYFWYFHACGGSLVRRGWVMTAAHCVDTTKTWRVVLGDHNIYVSEGTEQAIAVSNFYVHPNWNPNSLANGYDIALLRLSFDATLNSYVQLASLPPFGQILPNNNPCYVTGWGYTQSGGQLSASLKQAYLPLVDYSTCSRSDWWGSTVKTTMVCAGGGSDSACQGDSGGPLNCQVNGRYYVHGVTSFVSALGCNTLRKPTVFTRVSAYTTWMEGIMNQ; encoded by the exons ATGCTGAAGTTTCTACTGCTGAGTGCTCTCATAGCAGTGG TGCTTGCTGAGCAAAATGTAAAGCCCCAATACATGGAAGCATTGCAAGATAAGGTTGTGGGGGGTAGTGAAGCCCAACCCCATGCTTGGCCCTGGCAG GTCTCCCTTCAGTATCGGTTTCTCTACTTTTGGTACTTCCATGCCTGTGGAGGTTCTCTGGTCAGGAGAGGCTGGGTGATGACAGCTGCCCACTGTGTGGACAC AACAAAGACTTGGCGAGTGGTTCTTGGCGATCACAACATATATGTGAGTGAGGGCACAGAGCAGGCGATCGCTGTGAGCAATTTCTACGTACACCCCAACTGGAACCCCAACAGTCTCGCCAACGG GTATGATATCGCTCTGCTCCGTCTGTCCTTCGATGCCACCCTCAACTCCTACGTGCAGCTGGCTTCTCTGCCCCCATTCGGTCAGATCCTGCCCAACAACAACCCCTGCTACGTCACAGGCTGGGGCTACACCCAGA GTGGGGGTCAGCTGTCTGCCTCTTTGAAGCAGGCGTACCTGCCTCTGGTGGACTACAGCACCTGCTCCAGGAGTGACTGGTGGGGCAGCACTGTTAAGACCACTATGGTCTGTGCAGGGGGCGGCAGTGACTCTGCCTGCCAG GGTGACTCTGGCGGTCCACTGAACTGTCAGGTCAATGGACGCTACTATGTCCATGGTGTGACCAGCTTTGTGTCCGCCCTTGGCTGCAACACACTGAGGAAACCCACCGTTTTCACCCGAGTCTCGGCGTACACCACCTGGATGGAAGGA attatgaatcagtaa